The proteins below are encoded in one region of Tautonia marina:
- a CDS encoding tyrosine-protein phosphatase, whose product MESDHPQRPQQTSDRRARRLRRLKRLAVVLLVLLVASAAVFHRALFLGNVGAVDPGKVYRCAQPKGNLDDLIAELQPGSILNLRGGWYTDSWYAAEVEATEQAGIDFYDFPMKATRRPSRAELLTLIDLLDRCRYPLVIHCKSGADRTGLASALYRLVVLGHSPDEALEEFSIFYTHIPLAGPERLHEPFKEYRDWLQVEGKTHEPSLFRDWVAHHFRDEGSAENTLIAPLTPGPRMGPPPASLASEPNRPKG is encoded by the coding sequence GTGGAATCCGATCACCCGCAGCGGCCCCAGCAGACTTCCGATCGTCGCGCCAGAAGGCTTCGAAGGCTCAAGCGACTGGCCGTGGTGCTGCTCGTGCTGCTCGTGGCTTCGGCGGCGGTGTTCCACCGGGCCTTGTTCCTGGGCAATGTGGGGGCGGTCGATCCGGGCAAGGTCTACCGATGCGCCCAGCCGAAGGGCAACCTCGACGACCTGATCGCCGAGCTTCAGCCCGGTTCGATTCTAAACCTTCGGGGCGGCTGGTACACCGATTCCTGGTACGCGGCCGAGGTCGAGGCGACGGAACAGGCCGGCATCGACTTCTACGACTTCCCCATGAAGGCCACTCGGCGGCCCAGCCGGGCGGAACTCTTGACGCTGATCGACCTGCTCGACCGTTGCCGCTATCCCCTGGTCATCCACTGCAAGTCGGGCGCCGATCGGACCGGCCTGGCCAGTGCGCTGTATCGCCTGGTGGTCCTGGGGCACTCGCCCGACGAGGCGCTCGAAGAATTCTCGATCTTCTACACCCATATCCCCCTCGCCGGACCCGAGCGCCTGCACGAGCCGTTCAAGGAGTACCGCGACTGGCTCCAGGTCGAGGGCAAGACGCACGAGCCAAGTCTCTTCCGCGATTGGGTCGCGCACCACTTCCGCGATGAGGGCTCGGCCGAGAACACCCTGATCGCTCCCTTAACGCCCGGCCCGCGCATGGGACCGCCGCCGGCCTCGCTCGCCTCCGAGCCGAACAGGCCGAAGGGGTAA
- a CDS encoding DUF1501 domain-containing protein produces MAFEPIDRRTMLRRASAFATAGGLGLYRQLSIAAAANEGHPLAPRPGHFPSKAKHLIIFFMTGGFSHLDTFDYKPQLQADHDKEVGKRKVLASPYSFRPRGESGKMVSELFEHVGGVIDDFCFLHTVHGDSAGHSAATLGMHTGSVTIPLPSIGSWVSYGLGTLNTNLPSFVVLAGKEPYNGFQVWDSNFLPAYHKGVRVIPGDNPLPDVKSPVESVSRRELEGLMLRDLNEAHLSRRDGDAMLASRMATFDTAYGLMREAPEAFDLGGETSETLDLYGAGTDDPSSFAAQCLTARRLVERGVRVVELFDVGSNTNWDSHNNIDDHRKLSKNIDQPIAALITDLKRRGMLDDTLIVGCSEFGRTPWQDLTPVGRGHHSRCFTCFLAGGGVKGGFSYGVSDEYGNAPAENPVHVHDFHATILHLMGMDHTRLTYRYSGRDYRLTDVHGNVVHDIIA; encoded by the coding sequence ATGGCGTTTGAACCGATCGACCGCCGAACCATGCTCCGCCGCGCCTCCGCATTTGCCACGGCCGGCGGATTGGGATTGTATCGTCAGCTCTCGATTGCCGCCGCCGCCAACGAGGGGCACCCGCTCGCCCCTCGCCCCGGCCACTTCCCGAGCAAGGCGAAGCATCTGATCATCTTCTTCATGACCGGCGGCTTCTCGCATCTCGACACGTTCGACTACAAGCCGCAACTCCAGGCCGACCACGACAAGGAGGTCGGCAAGCGCAAGGTCCTGGCCTCCCCCTACTCGTTCCGCCCCCGGGGCGAGTCGGGCAAGATGGTCAGCGAGCTGTTCGAGCACGTCGGCGGCGTGATCGACGACTTCTGCTTCCTGCACACCGTCCACGGCGACTCGGCCGGGCACTCGGCCGCCACCCTGGGCATGCACACCGGGTCGGTCACGATCCCGTTGCCGAGCATCGGCTCGTGGGTCAGCTACGGCCTGGGGACGCTCAATACGAACCTGCCCTCGTTCGTCGTCCTGGCAGGCAAGGAGCCTTACAACGGTTTCCAGGTCTGGGACTCGAACTTCCTGCCCGCCTATCACAAGGGGGTCCGCGTGATCCCCGGTGACAACCCCCTGCCCGACGTCAAGAGCCCGGTCGAATCCGTCTCGCGTCGGGAGCTTGAAGGCTTGATGCTCCGCGACCTGAACGAGGCTCACCTCTCTCGTCGCGACGGCGACGCCATGCTCGCCTCTCGGATGGCCACCTTCGACACCGCCTACGGCCTGATGCGCGAGGCTCCCGAAGCCTTCGATCTCGGCGGCGAAACATCCGAAACCCTTGATCTTTACGGGGCCGGCACCGACGACCCCAGTTCCTTCGCCGCCCAGTGCCTGACCGCCCGGCGGCTGGTCGAGCGCGGTGTCCGCGTGGTCGAGTTGTTCGACGTCGGCTCCAACACCAACTGGGACAGCCACAACAACATCGACGACCACCGCAAGCTGTCCAAGAACATCGACCAGCCGATCGCCGCCCTCATTACCGACCTGAAGCGCCGCGGAATGCTCGACGATACGCTCATCGTCGGCTGCTCCGAGTTCGGCCGGACCCCCTGGCAGGATCTCACCCCGGTCGGTCGCGGACACCATAGCCGCTGCTTCACCTGCTTCCTGGCCGGTGGCGGCGTCAAGGGAGGCTTCAGCTACGGCGTCTCCGACGAGTACGGCAACGCCCCGGCCGAAAACCCGGTCCACGTCCACGACTTCCACGCGACGATCCTGCACCTGATGGGCATGGATCACACCCGCCTGACCTACCGCTACTCCGGCCGCGACTACCGCCTGACCGACGTTCACGGCAACGTCGTGCACGACATCATCGCCTGA